The Mariprofundus ferrinatatus DNA window CGCTGAAAATGCTTCGATCGGTGACAGAAAGAACCTTGCTTTCTCAGGTACGCTTGTAACCTACGGTCAGGGACTTGGCATTGTCGTCGCAACAGGCGATGGCACCGAAATCGGCCGTATTAGCGGACTACTGCAGACAGTACAGACACTGACCACACCCCTGCTCAGGCAGATGGACCAGTTCGGTCGCTGGCTCTCCATCGGCATCGGCGTGCTGGCCATGCTTACCTTCGCATTCGGCGTTCTCTTCCAGAGCTATACAGCCAGCGAGATGTTCCTGGCTGCTGTGGGCCTTGCCGTAGCGGGCATACCTGAGGGGTTGCCGGCCATTATGACCATTACGCTGGCTATCGGCGTACAGCGCATGGCCCGAAACAATGCCATTATCCGTCGCCTTCCGGCGGTCGAAACACTGGGTTCGGTGACTGTCATCTGCTCGGATAAAACCGGCACGCTGACCCGCAACGAGATGACCGTGAAAAGCGTCATCACCGCCACCGGGTTGATCGAGGTGGGCGGCAGCGGCTACGACCCGCACGGCACCTTTATCAGGAGTGGTGAAGAGACCAGCCTTGATCAGCATCCGCAGCTGAGGGAGCTGGCACTGGCTTCTCTGCTCTGCAACGATGCCAGCCTGAAGGAGAAGAATGGCCTCTGGCAGATTCACGGCGATCCTACCGAGGGTGCGCTTATCACGCTGGCCCTGAAAGCCGGCCTGGATCAGGCGCTGATGCAGAGACAGTTTCCGCGTATCGATGCCATCCCATTCGAATCGGAACACCGGTTTATGGCTACCCTGCACCATGATCATGCAGGGCACGGGTTTATCTACCTGAAAGGTGCTCCCGAATCAGTGCTGGAGATGTGCCATATGGAACGCAGGTTTGGTGAAGATGTGCCACTGAACCGCCGATTCTGGGAAGATGAGATGTACCGGATGGCCGTCCGCGGAGAGCGCCTGCTTGCCATCGCATTTCGAGCCGTCCCAACTGAACAGCAGATGCTCAACTTCGATGATGTGCAATCGGGACTGACGCTGCTTGGTATTGTCGGCATTATCGACCCGCCCCGCAACGAGGCGATCGCATCGGTTCAGGCCTGTCAGAAGGCAGGCATCCGGGTAAAGATGATTACCGGCGACCATGGCGTTACCGCTGCTGCCATCGGAGAACAGATGGGTATTGGCCTTGGCAGGTCGGTCATCAACGGCGTGGAGATGCGGGAGTATAACGATAGCGAATTGCAGAAAGTGGCCGGCGACCACGATATTTTTGCCCGCGTGTCACCTGAGCAGAAACTGCAGCTGGTAACTGCCCTGCAGGCGAACGGCGAAGTGGTATCGATGACCGGTGACGGTGTGAACGATGCCCCCGCTCTCAAGCGTGCTGATGTCGGCGTGGCAATGGGAATCAACGGCACGGAAGTCGCCAAAGAGGCCTCGGAAATGGTACTCACCGACGACAACTTCGCCTCCATCGCCAAGGCTGTCGAGGAGGGCCGCACGGTCTACGACAACCTCAAGAAATCCATCCTCTTTATTCTTCCGACCAATGGCGGCGAAGCCTTTATCATCGTTGCAGCCATTATCATGGGTAGAGCGCTGCCCATCACTGCTGCGCAGATTCTCTGGGTCAACATGATCACGGCAGTCACGCTGGCCCTGACGCTGGCCTTCGAGCCGCCGGAGAGCGATGTCATGCGACGGCCACCTCGAAAACCGATGGAACCGATCCTGTCAGGCTTCCTGATCTGGCGAATCCTGTTTGTGTCTCTGGTGATCGTAACCGGCACATTCGGTCTGTTTGTATGGGAGCGGATTCATGGTGCCGATCTGGCCGTCGCGCGCAGCATAGCGGTTAACACGCTGGTGATGTTCGAAATATTCTACCTGTTCAATGCCCGCTATCTGCTGGCCCCCTCCCTGACCAGAGAGGGGATCGGCGGCAACAGGTATGTTTTCTATGCCATCGCTCTGCTGCTGCTGTTTCAGATCGCCTTCACCTATGCGGCTCCGATGCAGATGATGTTCGGAACCGCAGATATCGGTCCGGATGCATGGCTCAGGATCGTTGCAGTGGCCAGTTCGGTACTGTTTCTTGTCGAACTTGAAAAATGGCTACTACGAAGATTCATGCAGTAACTACAAACATCTGCTGTCCGACAAGTTGACGGCATCCACCACGGCGATTGAACGAACCGGCTTCAGCGCTCCGGAACAGCTGAGCCGTCACGCCTCCCCAGCATTGCAATCCATTCACGCCACGCCTCGCCATATGCCATCGAGGAGTAGTGATCGAAATCGTTATGACCTCCCGGCAGTTCTACTTTCGTCTTCGGCGCATTGGCTGCGGCAAAGATCGAATCAGCCATCTGTGCAGGGGAAATGGCATCATCACGTGCAGCAATCATCAGCAGGGGCATATGTACATCGCGCACCATGCTCTCAGTATCAAAGTTCGTCCTTGCGAGCCAGCGAACAGGCAACCAGGGATAATGCAGGGCGGCCATATCGGGGATGCTTGAAAACGGCGTCTCCAGTACAACACCCGCGGCATTGACCTCACTGGCCAGCTTTGCAGCCACTGCTGCGCCCAGGCTGCGCCCGGCAATAATCACATGCTGCGGTTTAACGCCAAGGCGAATCGTCAGATCAGACCATACGGCACGTGCATCCGCGTAGAGACCCGCCTCACCCGGTGTGCCCTCACTCTTTCCATAACCACGGTAATCGAATGCATAAACGGAGAGACCCAGTGATTGCCATGCTTTATACAGCGACAGGCGGTGGCTGATATTGCCGGCATTGCCGTGGAAATGGAGCACGGTGAAATGCGACAGCGGCTCTGGCATATACCAGCCGTGCAGCGTTATACCGTCCTCCGTTCCTACCAACAACTCCTCGAAAGTCATGCCATAATCAGCCGGCGTGGCTTGCACATCCCGACTGGGAAAATAGATGAACTGATCCTCAAACAGCGCCATGTAACCCGACACGCCGACAAAGGTCATCATGACAACAAACAGGAGCCGCTTGATCAGATACATGGTTTAAGTTTAGCGCAAAAGGCGCGCTTTGGTATCGGCAGAGCCTCGCCTCAGGAAAGGGAGTCACCCTTCTGCAGCTGCGCGCCACGCAGAAAATCGACTGCGGCCATCGCCTTTTTTCCTTCCGGCTGCAGCTCTCTGATGCGGTAGAGAGATTTATCACCGCAGGCGATATCGAGGCCGCCCTCCACCTTCACGATCTGGCCGGGCAGCATATTGTGCGCGCCTGTGACCACGCTGCCTGCAATCAGCTTCAGCCATTTTCCCGCAAGCTGAGTGCGCACGCCCGGACGCGGGCTGAAGCAGCGCACCAGCCGGTCGATCTCGGCAGCCGGCTTTGACCAGTCGATAATACGCTCCTCATTGCTGATCTTCGCAGCATAGGTTACGCCCGCATCCGGCTGCGGCTCGGGCTTAAGCCCTGCTGCAATCTTCGGCAGCATTTCGATCAGCAGCTCGGCGCCGAGCGGCGCAAGCGCAAACCAGAGATCGCTTCCGGTCGTTGTTTCGCTGATCGGCAGTTTTCTGCAGCCATAAACGCCGCCGGTATCGAGCCCCTCCTCCATCTGCATGATGCAGACACCGGTTTCAGGGTCACCGGCCAGCAGGCTGCGCTCAATCGGGGCCGCACCACGCCAGCGCGGCAACAGCGATGCATGCACATTGAGCGGTGCAATCGATGCTGCATCGAGCCACGGCCTGGGAAGAATCATGCCGAAGGCGACCACAACCAGAAAATCGGGAGCCTTATCCCTCAGCCACTCCAGTGCTTCACTGTTATCGCGCAGCCGATCCGGGGTGATGACATCGATACCGGCATCCATTGCTGCCTGCTTCACCGCAGAGGGGGTGAGCTTCATGCCGCGGCCTGCTTTACGATCCGGCTGCGACACCACGCCGACCACCTCGACGCCATCAGCCTCGATCAGCGCTTCCAGACAGGGGACGGAGAAACCGGGAGTTCCGGCAAATACAATGCGCATCAAATCAATTCTTTTTCACTATCGCGGAAATTAGACCAATACCCATTGGTCTAATTTCCTTGCTTATACAGCTTCTTCATTTTCTTGGTGATCATGCGTCGCTTCAGCGGGCTGAGATAATCGATAAAGAGTTTGCCGATCAGATGATCAAACTCGTGCTGCAGTGCCACAGCCTCGAAACCTTCGAAATCGCGCTCATGCACTGCTCCATCAATATCCTGCCAGCGCAGGGTGACGGCGGCCGGCCGCGACACATCACCGTAAACCTCTGGCACCGAGAGGCATCCCTCTTCCCATGAGGCCATCTCATCGGACTTCCAGATAAACTCAGGATTGATCCACACCTTCAGATCCCGTACACCGCCGGGCTCATCCCCATCATGGCGCACCTCTTCCTTGCGCCAGACGGTATCGGTAACAGCAATCTTCAAAGCCACGCCGATCTGGGTGGCGGCAAGGCCCACGCCCGGTGCATCGTACATGGTATCAGCCATATCCCGGATGATCTGCTTTACCTCTTCGGAGAGCGGAAACTCAACCTGACCGGCTATCTCGCGCAGCCGATCATCGGGATGAATCAGGATTTCACGAACCGCCATCCTTAGAACGTTCCGCCTTTCCAGCCGAACATGTCACGTTCCGGAGATTCGAACTCGATATAGATACGGGACATATCCACGCCGAGCAGTTTGTGAATCATTTTGGAAAATTTATTGGATACGTGCGAGGTGTCGGCCGGCGAAATCCCGATACTTTTCAGCTCGACAAAGACCAGCGGCAGATCGGAACCGGCAAAGACCATCGAACAGTTATCGGAGAGTTCAACCATGACATAGGACTCCGGCTTCTCCAGTGCCACCGCAGCCAGATGCGAACAGCGGGCCAGGAAATCCGGATGATTTTCGATTTTCACATTGGTGTGGATATGCAGGTAAGGCATCAGCTCCCCTCCTTCTGTTGCGACTCCTGTTCAGACGTAGCCTCTTCGGCCTGCTGTTTGGCAAGCCATTCAAGGTTTCGCCGCGCCTGCTCCTCGCGCTCCTTGTTTTTTCCATGACGCATCCTTGCAGTTGCAACATAGGAGAGCCACCAGAGGAATGCTCCGACAATAACAACAATGCCCCAGAACTCTTCCGTACTCATGTTTGAGCCTCCAATGCCTCTGAAGCCACCACAGGGGCTGCAGCTGCACGCGCTTTAAGTTTGCGGTTAATCAGGTTCACGCCGGCCAGAATAAATCCGAGCGCGATAAATGCCCCGGGCGGCAGGATAAACATCAGCACGTCGGGATACGATTCGCCAAACACCACGAAGCCGAAAAGTTCCCCCTGCCCGAACAGCTCGCGCACACCTCCGAGAACCACCAGCGCAAAGGTGAATCCCGCACTGACAGCCAGCGCATCGACCACCGAATCGGATACGGAGTTCTTGCTGGCAAATGCCTCGGCACGGCCAAGGATGGCACAGTTCACCACGATCAGCGGAATAAACAGACCGAGCACCAGATACATCTCATGCATCCAGGCGTTCATCGCCATGCCGACCACAGTCACAAAGGCTGCAATGATCGTGATATAGGCCGGAATACGAACATTCTTCGGAATCAGATCACGTACCAGCGACACCACCAGGTTCGAGCCCAGCAGTACCAGCATGGTTGCCGCACCCATCCAGAATCCATTCTCGGCCGAAGTGGTCACGCCAAGCAGCGGACACATGCCGAGTAACTGGGCAAAGATGGTGTTGTTGTGCCAGAAGCCGTCGTAAAAGATTTCAGATCTATTCAACCTTCGCTGCCTCCGGATCGCTATTCTGCTGAGTCACAGCATCGAAGATAGCCTGCCTGTGGCTGTTGTAAAAGCCCAGAGCAGCGGCCACCGCTTTAACGACGGCACGCGGCGTAATCGTCGCTCCGGTAAACTGGTCGAAGTCACCGCCATCCTTTTTTACCTTCCAGCGGGTCCCTTCAACTTCGCGATCGCTGAAACTCTGCAGCCAGTTGCTGTTTTTCACGACACCATCGCCAAGACCCGGCGTTTCGCGGTGATCGGTGACGCGAATGGCGTACACTTTTCCATCCGGTTTTGTGCCGACCAGAATACGGATGGAGCCTGAATAGCCATCAGGTGCAATCACCTCCCAGGCGAAACCGAGCACGTTACCGAGCGCATCCTTTCCGGGGTAGATCTCCACCCCGTCAACCGAGAGAAGATCGGCCTGCGGGTCGTTGGCATGCCTGGGCAACACCTGCGTTAACGCATTGTGCAGCGCCTCTTTCTGTGCCTGGGTAATCGGGCCACGGGTCACGATATCGGTCACGCCGAGAATCGCCGCGGCAACCACGGCCACGACAACAATCGCCAACACCATGCGTCCCTGATCGCGATCAAAAATCATGACTTCTCCCCGCGGCCGTAACCGAATACGCGCGGACGGAAGTAGTGATCGATCAGTGGCACCGCACAGTTCATCAGCAGCACGGCAAACATCGCGCCCTCCGGATAGCCCCCGAAGCTGCGAATGCTCCATGTCAGGATGCCGCAACCGATTCCGAAGATGACCTGCCCCATCGGCGTCACAGGAGATGAAACAGGATCGGTGGCCATGAAGAAAGCGCAGAGAATAAGACCACCGGCGAAGAGGTGAAATAGTGGCGGTGTAAACTGATCCGGGCTGATTGCATTGAAGATCCCGGCCAGCAGCAGTACGGTGGCGATATAGGAGAGCGGGATATGCCAGGTGATGGTGTGGCGGGTAAGCAGGAAAATGCCTCCGATCAGCAGCGCCAGTGCGCTGGTTTCGCCAATGCTGCCCGCCTCAAAGCCGAGGAATGCATCCAGATAACTGTAGTCGTACGCCTTCAAAGCCTCAGCTACAGGCACGCCAAGTGTCGCCTCGGTCTTCACATATCCCAGTGGACTTGCCATCGAGATCGCATCGAAGCCGACCTTCAGGGCATCGGGGCCTGTCAGGAAGAAACTCAGGCAGAGCTGGAAGTCATAGAGATCGAGAACCGGCCCGGCCGCCGACATCGGCACAATCCAGGTCGTCATATGCAGCGGAAAAGAGATCAGCAGGATAATCCGTGCAGAGAGCGCCGGGTTGAAAATATTATAGCCAAGCCCGCCATAAATCTGTTTGCCGAGTACGATGGCAAACACGGAGGCGAGCAGCGCCATCCACCACGGCACCGCCGCAGGCAGTGTCAGTGCCAGGAACAGGCCGGTCAGTGCCGCCGAATTATCAAGCAGCGTGGAGAGCGGTCGCCCCATCCATTTCAGGCAGATCGCCTCGGTCACAAGGGCGGTAACCATGCAGGTGAGGATCAAAAGAACCGCAAGCCAGCCGAAAAGGTAGACACTCATGGCGGTAGCCGGCAACAGCGCCAGCACTACGGTCAGCATGGTCATGCGAATTGAATCGCCGCCATGTGCATGCGGCGGGCTAAGCATCACCGGCATCAGCTCTTCTCCTCACGATTCTGTTCATCTCCGGCGTTAATATCACCCTTACTCTCGACCGGCTTCACCGGTGCCTTCTCCCGGCGCACACGCTGACGGCGCGCCGCCTTCTCCGCATTTTCACGGGCGATACGAGCATCGCGCGCCTCAGAGCGTTTACGGGATGCCTCGGCAAAAACCTGTTCGCGGCGCTGCTGCGCAATCTGCCCCTTGCCGTAACGGAAGTAGTGTACCAGCGGAATATTGGCCGGGCAGACATAGGAGCAGCTGCCGCACTCAATGCAGTCAAAAAGCTGATAATTCTCAGCCCTGTCGAACTGATCGCTGCGACAGGCATCGGCCAGAAGATTGGGGACCAGATGAATCGGGCACGCCTCACTGCAGTGGCCACAGCGGATACAGGGCTGCTCCTCGGTATGCGCCAGCATCATCGTTTCGGTGCGCATGGCCAGCAGTCCGGTGGTCGATTTGATGACCGGAACATCCACGCTCTTCAGCCGCTCACCCATCATCGGGCCGCCATGCAGGATATGCAGACCATTCAGATCATCCAGGCCACGGCTGGCAAAGAGGCTACGCACCGGCATGCCGAGGCGAACGCGCATATTGGCTGGATTGGTAACCGCATCGCCGCTGACAGTCACCAGTCTTTCGGTAAGCGGATGTCCGAGTACAACCGCATCGTGCAATGCCCTGCTGGTTCCGACATTCTGGCAGATCACACCGATATGCATCGGCAGGCGCCCTGCCGGCACCTCTTTTCCGGTCAGTGAATAGATGAGCTGCTTCTCACTACCCTGCGGATAACGGGTTGGCAGCACGACAACACGCACGCCTTCCATATCGGGTGTGCGTGCCAGGGCCTCGCGCATCACATCCGCCGCATCCGGCTTGTTGTCCTCAATGGCGATGATGCCGGAGGAGGCACCCACCATATGCATGATGATGGCCAAACCACTGAGAATCTCATCCGGCTGCTCAAGCATCAGGCGGTGGTCGTTGGTCAGCCAGGGTTCACACTCGATACCATTGAGAATCACCGTCTCAATCGGAAAACGCTTATCCTGAATCAGCTTGATGAAAGTCGGGAACACCGCTCCACCAAGGCCTGCAAGGCCGCACATACGGGCTCGTTCACGCAACGTGGCCGGATTCATCTCGCGCCAGCCCGATAGCGGGTCGAGACTCTCATCACGCTTGTCGTCGCCATCGGACTCGATAAAGATGGATGGCATGCCCATACCCGACGGATGCGGGATGGCGTGCTCTTCAATCTTTACAACACGCCCTGAAGTCGGCGCATGTACCGGCACGGAGAGATAGCCTTCCGACTTGGCAATCTTCTGGCCGCGCAACACCCTGTCACCCACCCGCACCAGTGGAGAGCAGGCCTCTCCGATATGCTGCTTCATCGGCAGGATGTGCACCGGGGTAATCGCAGCCTCTTCGATCGGCAGGGCAGCCGTCACCTTATACATCTCGGGATGCACACCGCCGGCAAAGCTGTGCTGCAGTACGCCCAGCCGCTGGGCCAGTTTTCTAAGCATGGCCGGCATGGGCTTCCCGCCTTTCGTGACCGAGCTGTGCACGTTTTGTATCCGGCAACGGCCAGGACCAGTGTTCTATCAACTCAGGCTTGTGCAACATGTCGATACAGTCGACCGGGCACGGCTCAATACAGAGCGTGCAACCGGTACAGTGATCGGAGATAATGGTATGATACTGTTTTGGCGCGCCGACAATCGCATCAACCGGGCAGGCCTTGATGCAGAGCGTGCATCCGATACACTCATCCTCACGGACAAAGGCGGTCATCGGTGCGGATGCCTCCTCCTCGAGCTCCTTCGGCTCCACCCCCATCAGATCTGCAATCGCCAGCATCGTACGCTCACCGCCAGGCACGCAGTGGTTCACATCGGCTGCCCCGCACGATACCGCTTCGGCGTAAGGCTTGCAGCCCGGGTAACCGCACTGGCCGCACTGTGTCTGCGGTAGCAGTGCATCGATCTTCTCCACCATCGGATCGCCCTCGACATGGAACACTTTCTGCGCCACAGCCAGGACAATACCGGCCACAAGCGCGAATGCGCCCAGGCTGAGCAGTGCATACAACAGCTGTGTCATGGGCTATCAGAGCTTCACGAGGCCGGAGAAGCCCATGAATGCCAGGCTCATCATGCCGGCAGTAATCAGTGCCAACGGAGAGCCCTTGAACAGTTCCGGAACCGGTGCGATCTCGATTCGTTCGCGGATCCCGGAAAAGAGGATCAGCACCAGTGCAAAACCGAGTGCAGCCCCGAATCCATAGAGCGCCGAGGTGAGAAATGTCTGCTCCTGCTGAACATTGAGAATCGCCACACCAAGTACCGCACAGTTGGTGGTGATTAGCGGCAGGAAAATACCCAGACCCTGATAAAGTACCGGGCTGGTTT harbors:
- a CDS encoding cation-transporting P-type ATPase translates to MNGPDIEQNLSWHSVDAEVAFLAMASGMDGLSSTAASERLNRFGENRLKPPPKQSPFKRFLMQFHNVLIYVLLGAGIITSMLGHWVDSGVIFGVVIINAIIGFIQEGKAEKALDAIRNMLSQQAMVKRDGHFMNLPAEQLVPGDVVSLQSGDKVPADLRLFKLRELRIEEAMLTGESMPAEKMTGKVAENASIGDRKNLAFSGTLVTYGQGLGIVVATGDGTEIGRISGLLQTVQTLTTPLLRQMDQFGRWLSIGIGVLAMLTFAFGVLFQSYTASEMFLAAVGLAVAGIPEGLPAIMTITLAIGVQRMARNNAIIRRLPAVETLGSVTVICSDKTGTLTRNEMTVKSVITATGLIEVGGSGYDPHGTFIRSGEETSLDQHPQLRELALASLLCNDASLKEKNGLWQIHGDPTEGALITLALKAGLDQALMQRQFPRIDAIPFESEHRFMATLHHDHAGHGFIYLKGAPESVLEMCHMERRFGEDVPLNRRFWEDEMYRMAVRGERLLAIAFRAVPTEQQMLNFDDVQSGLTLLGIVGIIDPPRNEAIASVQACQKAGIRVKMITGDHGVTAAAIGEQMGIGLGRSVINGVEMREYNDSELQKVAGDHDIFARVSPEQKLQLVTALQANGEVVSMTGDGVNDAPALKRADVGVAMGINGTEVAKEASEMVLTDDNFASIAKAVEEGRTVYDNLKKSILFILPTNGGEAFIIVAAIIMGRALPITAAQILWVNMITAVTLALTLAFEPPESDVMRRPPRKPMEPILSGFLIWRILFVSLVIVTGTFGLFVWERIHGADLAVARSIAVNTLVMFEIFYLFNARYLLAPSLTREGIGGNRYVFYAIALLLLFQIAFTYAAPMQMMFGTADIGPDAWLRIVAVASSVLFLVELEKWLLRRFMQ
- a CDS encoding alpha/beta hydrolase, with the translated sequence MYLIKRLLFVVMMTFVGVSGYMALFEDQFIYFPSRDVQATPADYGMTFEELLVGTEDGITLHGWYMPEPLSHFTVLHFHGNAGNISHRLSLYKAWQSLGLSVYAFDYRGYGKSEGTPGEAGLYADARAVWSDLTIRLGVKPQHVIIAGRSLGAAVAAKLASEVNAAGVVLETPFSSIPDMAALHYPWLPVRWLARTNFDTESMVRDVHMPLLMIAARDDAISPAQMADSIFAAANAPKTKVELPGGHNDFDHYSSMAYGEAWREWIAMLGRRDGSAVPER
- the fmt gene encoding methionyl-tRNA formyltransferase, whose product is MRIVFAGTPGFSVPCLEALIEADGVEVVGVVSQPDRKAGRGMKLTPSAVKQAAMDAGIDVITPDRLRDNSEALEWLRDKAPDFLVVVAFGMILPRPWLDAASIAPLNVHASLLPRWRGAAPIERSLLAGDPETGVCIMQMEEGLDTGGVYGCRKLPISETTTGSDLWFALAPLGAELLIEMLPKIAAGLKPEPQPDAGVTYAAKISNEERIIDWSKPAAEIDRLVRCFSPRPGVRTQLAGKWLKLIAGSVVTGAHNMLPGQIVKVEGGLDIACGDKSLYRIRELQPEGKKAMAAVDFLRGAQLQKGDSLS
- the def gene encoding peptide deformylase; the encoded protein is MAVREILIHPDDRLREIAGQVEFPLSEEVKQIIRDMADTMYDAPGVGLAATQIGVALKIAVTDTVWRKEEVRHDGDEPGGVRDLKVWINPEFIWKSDEMASWEEGCLSVPEVYGDVSRPAAVTLRWQDIDGAVHERDFEGFEAVALQHEFDHLIGKLFIDYLSPLKRRMITKKMKKLYKQGN
- a CDS encoding phenylpyruvate tautomerase MIF-related protein; this encodes MPYLHIHTNVKIENHPDFLARCSHLAAVALEKPESYVMVELSDNCSMVFAGSDLPLVFVELKSIGISPADTSHVSNKFSKMIHKLLGVDMSRIYIEFESPERDMFGWKGGTF
- the rsxE gene encoding electron transport complex subunit RsxE yields the protein MNRSEIFYDGFWHNNTIFAQLLGMCPLLGVTTSAENGFWMGAATMLVLLGSNLVVSLVRDLIPKNVRIPAYITIIAAFVTVVGMAMNAWMHEMYLVLGLFIPLIVVNCAILGRAEAFASKNSVSDSVVDALAVSAGFTFALVVLGGVRELFGQGELFGFVVFGESYPDVLMFILPPGAFIALGFILAGVNLINRKLKARAAAAPVVASEALEAQT
- a CDS encoding RnfABCDGE type electron transport complex subunit G; this translates as MIFDRDQGRMVLAIVVVAVVAAAILGVTDIVTRGPITQAQKEALHNALTQVLPRHANDPQADLLSVDGVEIYPGKDALGNVLGFAWEVIAPDGYSGSIRILVGTKPDGKVYAIRVTDHRETPGLGDGVVKNSNWLQSFSDREVEGTRWKVKKDGGDFDQFTGATITPRAVVKAVAAALGFYNSHRQAIFDAVTQQNSDPEAAKVE
- a CDS encoding RnfABCDGE type electron transport complex subunit D; this encodes MPVMLSPPHAHGGDSIRMTMLTVVLALLPATAMSVYLFGWLAVLLILTCMVTALVTEAICLKWMGRPLSTLLDNSAALTGLFLALTLPAAVPWWMALLASVFAIVLGKQIYGGLGYNIFNPALSARIILLISFPLHMTTWIVPMSAAGPVLDLYDFQLCLSFFLTGPDALKVGFDAISMASPLGYVKTEATLGVPVAEALKAYDYSYLDAFLGFEAGSIGETSALALLIGGIFLLTRHTITWHIPLSYIATVLLLAGIFNAISPDQFTPPLFHLFAGGLILCAFFMATDPVSSPVTPMGQVIFGIGCGILTWSIRSFGGYPEGAMFAVLLMNCAVPLIDHYFRPRVFGYGRGEKS
- the rsxC gene encoding electron transport complex subunit RsxC encodes the protein MPAMLRKLAQRLGVLQHSFAGGVHPEMYKVTAALPIEEAAITPVHILPMKQHIGEACSPLVRVGDRVLRGQKIAKSEGYLSVPVHAPTSGRVVKIEEHAIPHPSGMGMPSIFIESDGDDKRDESLDPLSGWREMNPATLRERARMCGLAGLGGAVFPTFIKLIQDKRFPIETVILNGIECEPWLTNDHRLMLEQPDEILSGLAIIMHMVGASSGIIAIEDNKPDAADVMREALARTPDMEGVRVVVLPTRYPQGSEKQLIYSLTGKEVPAGRLPMHIGVICQNVGTSRALHDAVVLGHPLTERLVTVSGDAVTNPANMRVRLGMPVRSLFASRGLDDLNGLHILHGGPMMGERLKSVDVPVIKSTTGLLAMRTETMMLAHTEEQPCIRCGHCSEACPIHLVPNLLADACRSDQFDRAENYQLFDCIECGSCSYVCPANIPLVHYFRYGKGQIAQQRREQVFAEASRKRSEARDARIARENAEKAARRQRVRREKAPVKPVESKGDINAGDEQNREEKS
- the rsxB gene encoding electron transport complex subunit RsxB, with the protein product MTQLLYALLSLGAFALVAGIVLAVAQKVFHVEGDPMVEKIDALLPQTQCGQCGYPGCKPYAEAVSCGAADVNHCVPGGERTMLAIADLMGVEPKELEEEASAPMTAFVREDECIGCTLCIKACPVDAIVGAPKQYHTIISDHCTGCTLCIEPCPVDCIDMLHKPELIEHWSWPLPDTKRAQLGHERREAHAGHA
- the rsxA gene encoding electron transport complex subunit RsxA; the encoded protein is MTEIALILLSAVLVNNYVLTKFLGICPFLGTSSKVETAIGMSFAVMFVMTLASTASWLVQQYVLVPLDLEYLQTIFFILIIASLVQFIEMMIHKTSPVLYQGLGIFLPLITTNCAVLGVAILNVQQEQTFLTSALYGFGAALGFALVLILFSGIRERIEIAPVPELFKGSPLALITAGMMSLAFMGFSGLVKL